From Trueperella pecoris, a single genomic window includes:
- a CDS encoding DUF3043 domain-containing protein, translated as MFGSKKTSEVENSSRANHEGRDMPKGRTASKGAPTPRRKDVEARNRRPLVSDVKSLTKEEKRQRKAEDRARSNELYNRQQQAMRTGDQRNMPSQHKGPIRAFGRDYIDAAAPISAFFMPVAILLLPMMFFQAKFPQIVIPAVWAMYVVFLLMLAHAIFVARRAKKLAIHRFGEVPSGFFFQMLGRAFYLRRWRLPSPQVARGEFPKGGSREDLKAARASKS; from the coding sequence GTGTTCGGATCAAAGAAGACCTCGGAAGTGGAGAACTCCTCGCGCGCCAACCACGAAGGGCGCGATATGCCCAAGGGGCGCACCGCCTCGAAGGGCGCCCCTACCCCGCGCCGCAAGGACGTGGAGGCACGCAATCGCCGCCCCCTCGTGTCGGACGTGAAGTCGCTAACGAAGGAAGAAAAGCGCCAGCGCAAAGCGGAGGATCGGGCCCGCTCCAACGAGCTTTACAATCGCCAGCAGCAGGCCATGCGCACCGGCGATCAGCGCAACATGCCCTCCCAGCACAAGGGCCCGATCCGGGCCTTCGGGCGGGACTACATTGATGCCGCCGCGCCGATCTCGGCATTCTTTATGCCCGTGGCAATCTTGCTCCTGCCGATGATGTTCTTCCAGGCGAAATTCCCCCAGATCGTCATCCCGGCGGTGTGGGCGATGTACGTAGTTTTCCTTCTCATGCTTGCCCACGCGATCTTCGTCGCGCGGCGTGCGAAGAAGCTTGCTATTCACCGCTTTGGCGAGGTGCCCTCGGGCTTCTTCTTCCAAATGCTTGGGCGCGCCTTTTATCTGCGTCGCTGGCGCCTGCCCTCCCCGCAGGTGGCTCGCGGCGAATTCCCCAAGGGCGGTTCGCGGGAGGACCTCAAGGCGGCCCGGGCGAGCAAGTCCTAG
- a CDS encoding dipeptidase has product MTYQDVISSVDQRMSRTTADLIELVAIPSVSADSFDQSTLVESAQWVAQRARALGLDTQVVQLETASGKKGRPAILATRPAEPGKPTVVLYAHHDVQPVGDLELWDTDPFVATERDGRLYGRGTGDDKAGVVAHLAAIEAARPGVGITLFIEGEEEVGSPTFVDFLQAYREELNGDVIVVADSNNWKVGTPSLTTSLRGVTQLSVTVSVLDHALHSGMYGGPVLDSVTLAARLISTLHDERGNVAVKGLLSKDETDVDYPEADFRRDAGLLDGVELAGEGSITSRMWTKPAIAVTAMDVTPVKLTSNTISPSTTFVLSMRVTPGQDSGEAANMLIEHLQANAPFGAHVECVINERGPAFAAGEPTEISTMMEWALEQAWGTPSVEIGVGGSIPFIADLAEAFPSAQILVTGIEDPDTRAHSANESLHLADWRNAIVAEALLLTRLGE; this is encoded by the coding sequence ATGACGTACCAGGATGTTATTTCTTCAGTAGACCAGCGCATGTCGAGGACGACCGCCGATCTCATCGAGCTTGTCGCGATTCCCTCTGTATCGGCGGACTCGTTTGACCAGTCCACCCTCGTTGAATCCGCCCAATGGGTGGCGCAGCGAGCACGGGCCCTAGGCTTGGACACGCAGGTCGTCCAGCTTGAGACGGCTTCCGGGAAGAAGGGCCGCCCGGCCATTCTGGCCACCCGGCCGGCCGAACCGGGCAAGCCGACGGTCGTTCTTTACGCTCACCATGATGTCCAGCCCGTGGGAGACCTCGAGCTGTGGGACACCGATCCGTTCGTCGCCACCGAACGCGACGGCCGCCTCTACGGCCGTGGAACCGGTGACGACAAGGCCGGCGTCGTTGCCCACCTCGCCGCCATCGAGGCCGCTCGGCCAGGGGTCGGCATCACCCTCTTCATTGAGGGAGAAGAAGAGGTCGGTTCGCCGACGTTCGTCGATTTCCTTCAGGCCTATCGTGAGGAGCTCAACGGCGACGTCATCGTTGTCGCCGATTCGAACAACTGGAAGGTGGGAACGCCGTCGCTGACCACCTCCCTGCGTGGCGTCACGCAGCTGTCCGTGACCGTCAGCGTTCTTGACCACGCGCTCCACTCCGGCATGTATGGCGGCCCGGTCCTCGATTCCGTCACGCTCGCCGCTCGCCTCATCTCCACACTTCACGACGAGCGCGGGAACGTTGCCGTCAAGGGGTTGCTGTCGAAGGACGAAACCGACGTCGATTACCCCGAAGCGGACTTCCGCAGGGACGCGGGCCTGCTGGACGGCGTTGAACTTGCCGGCGAAGGCTCGATTACGTCGCGCATGTGGACCAAGCCCGCCATCGCGGTTACCGCCATGGACGTCACCCCGGTCAAGCTCACCTCGAACACCATCTCGCCCTCGACGACCTTCGTCCTGTCGATGCGCGTCACCCCGGGCCAGGACTCCGGCGAGGCGGCCAACATGCTGATCGAGCACCTTCAGGCTAACGCCCCCTTCGGCGCTCACGTCGAGTGCGTTATCAACGAGCGCGGCCCGGCCTTCGCCGCGGGCGAGCCCACGGAGATCTCGACCATGATGGAATGGGCGCTCGAGCAGGCGTGGGGCACCCCGTCCGTCGAGATTGGTGTTGGCGGATCCATTCCGTTCATCGCCGATCTGGCCGAGGCTTTCCCCTCGGCACAGATCCTCGTGACGGGCATCGAAGACCCCGACACCCGCGCACACTCCGCTAACGAGTCCCTGCACTTGGCAGATTGGCGCAACGCTATCGTCGCCGAGGCACTTCTGTTGACTCGCCTCGGAGAATAA